The following proteins are co-located in the Microplitis demolitor isolate Queensland-Clemson2020A chromosome 3, iyMicDemo2.1a, whole genome shotgun sequence genome:
- the LOC103579240 gene encoding uncharacterized protein LOC103579240 isoform X3 codes for MPEEQKSTGGTGNVTAAENGTGTHSPSKSPMVRGKMALAKVTLLDGTTKDFSIERKAKGYELLDKICASINLIEKDYFGLIYEDKYDPRNWLDLERRITKFIKSEPWKFNFEVKFYPPDPAQLQEDITRYQLCLQIRNDIITGRLACSFVTHALLGSYLVQSEVGDYDPQEHGRDYLKDFKFAPNQTPELVEKVMDLHKTHKGQTPAEAELHYLENAKKLAMYGVDLHPAKDSEGVDIMLGVCSSGLLVHRDRLRINRFAWPKILKISYKRHNFYIKIRPGEFEQYESTIGFKLANHRAAKKLWKVCVEHHTFFRLMSPEPVKKVGLLPHLGSRFRYSGRTHYETKKIPIERQPPQFERSLSGRRLTSRSMDALGGSQTVETYGSEPSKRHTMSYEPEMIPDMEHIDQRPSPIKKQKEKLTRKTSIGTTSASSASSLEGEYDAERAEKKPVGGIAVLPLAGGELTSKKKKDKQNENEKENYNDLNNSELINDSTSIDNKKLKEKGSPEKRDKKEKIKIPVGGFLFGKRDKDQNKTKKPTKNNKELDESMGDADSNISVSSRQPQPIEPMPGTPEKPEKTEKTEKTEKKSPAYTKSYDYEETPSSPTKKSYVPHGFSYEDRAASPDSNNQQSLTGESKKATGLAFNYAPGEDKKVVESAAEKRKTKYITPNKVTSSPSPPLPPPPPTTAATPAATGLKTPGINYVESAGLKEQQKGLQNSNDKIASAALIAGEQSGNITAVKPGVIIPENVEPQQEHLILPLPDGTTFIGGMIYLKDKPLDQSSLGPDSNKILDGKIHGKDGKTFKKADFGPQGVHIVNGLITGKDGKPLNQQIPCVDNNKYYIKNGIICCNGQSLNKSSLGPQHSLIKDGRVVGKNGKPISVDKVGSGGASIKDGLIFSHDGKPLTRGSYGTDGNYIVGGIVCAPNGKVINQVALLPDSTYISDGLIYGRDGKLLSSGDLGREGNYVTEGKVYAKDGKPVKNEIFNSDGSVIKDGIVYNKDGKPLNQASLLPTGAYLKDGKVVAKDGKSIKHSFYKTDGSFVKDGIIYAKDGKPLNQIPYLIDGSFIKQGLLYDRNGRLLNQNLFKPDDTIIREGIIYGADSKPLDHGYLGGVGANDNNLSIKDGIVIGKDGNPVKQESFGSNTSQIKKGIIVSKNNKPLNQDSFLPEGAFIKEGKVCNRDGKPIKMSFFKPDGSFIKDGQIYGKDGKPLNLSSPIPDDCYILNGIIFDDMGTPLVKDTFGSDGSYVVAGLLYDKDGKLIKDGRFGPHGHKIKNGMIIGPDGKPSTQDDKGPDNIAIIDGKIVDGQGNPKNQGSLLPDGCYIQQGIVYDRNGRPLKLGAFKPDGTYIRDGLLYNWGGSLFNAGSKLPDEYYIEEGRLYGKDSKPLNHSSFGHDGGFIENGFIYDKDMKPLSRGTFGKDGSYIQGGSIFGSNGKPLNKKQTTTITINFVRYGLVCDNDGKPIVSQPFDDSGNKIKNGKIYDSNGKPLNQSSISLNGQQQSIKDGIIYAPNNKPLNHGPLPVESCFIKAGRVCNADGQPLTQESFGPEGLRVKEGVIIDKTGRPIKQSVFDSDGNTVKDGLIYNKSGKLLDKHYTHITITMVKKGIICDSAGKPITESPFSNDGSYINNGKIYDTNGKPYNQEIFGDDSGFIKDGIIYDKNSQPMDYDEIPVSVAPSLPTTTPSKIKKTAVPVTTPTIVKTTTKQSVIKDQEGLTQNIEEKIEDLTPGGTGQVTVNTHINKAETQDDGRAPYMTATAVTTRTATMHEDLEKNQKTSQVEEKTVAHTTATSATRQEQRVVTQEVRTTSHVLSGEQGDSAGIVATETHVFSGEPDSNVIATSTVPLVATETRKVALENEDGSYSATGEIVSTQTISSKTRTVETITYKTERDGVVETRVEQKITIQSDGDPIDHDRALAEAIQEATAMNPDMTVEKIEIQQQTTQ; via the exons atgcCAGAAGAACAAAAATCAACCGGTGGTACTGGTAATGTTACCGCAGCTGAAAATGGAACAGGAACTCATTCACCAAGTAAAAGTCCAATGGTTAGGGGTAAAATGGCACTAGCCAAAGTAACATTGCTCGATGGTACTACTAAAGATTTTTCTATCGAG aGAAAAGCAAAAGGATACGAGCTTCTGGACAAAATATGTGcaagtattaatttaattgagaaAGATTACTTTGGTCTTATTTACGAAGACAAATACGATCCACGAAATTGGCTTGATCTCGAAAGAAGAATtacaaaattcattaaaa gtGAACCTTGGAAATTCAACtttgaagttaaattttatccaCCAGACCCAGCTCAATTGCAGGAAGATATTACTCGATACCAATTGTGTCTTCAAATTAGAAATGATATAATAACAGGACGATTAGCGTGTTCATTTGTCACTCACGCATTGTTAGGGTCTTATTTAGTACAATCAGAAGTGGGCGATTATGATCCACAAGAGCATGGTagagattatttaaaagactTTAAATTTGCACCTAATCAGACGCCCGAATTAGTTGAGAAAGTTATGGATCTTCATAAAACacataa aGGTCAAACACCTGCTGAAGCAGAATTGCATTACTTGGAGAATGCAAAAAAACTAGCAATGTATGGTGTTGATCTTCATCCAGCAAAAGACTCTGAAGGTGTAGATATAATGCTTGGTGTATGCTCTTCAGGTCTTTTAGTTCATCGAGATAGACTGAGAATAAATCGATTTGCATGgcctaaaatattaaaaatttcatacaaaagacataatttttatattaaaattcgcCCGGGAGAATTTGAACAATATGAATCAACGATTGGATTTAAATTAGCAAATCACAGagctgcaaaaaaattatggaaagtTTGTGTCGAACATCACACTTTCttcag aCTCATGAGTCCTGAGCCAGTGAAGAAAGTGGGACTGCTACCACACTTAGGATCACGATTTCGATATTCTGGACGTACACAttatgaaactaaaaaaataccaattgAAAGACAGCCTCCTCAATTTGAAAGATCACTCAGCGGCCGTCGTCTAACTTCTCGCAGTATGGATG cTTTAGGTGGGTCACAAACCGTTGAGACCTATGGCTCAGAACCAAGTAAACGTCATACCATGAGCTATGAACCTGAAATGATTCCAGACATGGAACACATTGATCAAAGGCCTAGTccgataaaaaaacaaaaagaaaag CTCACTCGAAAAACAAGTATTGGAACAACATCGGCTAGCAGTGCCAGTAGCCTGGAAGGAGAATATGACGCGGAACGCGCTGAAAAG AAACCGGTTGGAGGTATTGCGGTTTTACCGCTTGCCGGTGGTGAGCTTACCAGTAAAAAGAAGAAGGATAAGCagaacgaaaatgaaaaagaaaattataatgatcTTAATAATTCCGAGTTGATAAATGATAGCACGtctattgataataaaaaattaaaggaaaaaggAAGCCCAGAAAAGCGTGACAAAAAGGAGAAAATAAAG aTACCTGTCGGTGGATTCCTCTTTGGTAAACGGGATAAAGATCAAAATAAAACCAAGAaaccaacaaaaaataataaagaactTGATGAGTCAATGGGTGATGCTGATTCAAATATCTCAGTGTCATCAAGACAGCCACAACCTATTGAACCCATGCCTGGTACACCTGAAAAACCtgaaaaaacagaaaaaacagaaaaaacagaaaaaaaatcaccagCATACACCAAGTCTTATGATTACGAAGAAACACCATCATCGCctacaaaaaaatcatatgTACCCCATGGTTTTTCATATGAAGATAGAGCTGCTTCTCCAGACAGTAACAATCAACAATCACTCACTGGTGAAAGTAAAAAAGCTACCGGATTAGCCTTTAATTATGCTCCAGGAGAGGATAAAAAAGTTGTCGAGTCAGCAGCTGAAAAACGTAAAACCAAATATATTACACCAAATAAAGTAacatcatcaccatcaccaccaCTACCACCACCGCCACCCACTACAGCAGCAACACCAGCAGCTACAGGTTTAAAAACTCCAGGAATAAATTATGTTGAATCCGCAGGATTGAAAGAACAACAGAAAGGAttacaaaattcaaatgacAAAATTGCTTCTGCTGCTCTTATTGCTGGAGAACAATCAGGCAATATAACTGCTGTTAAACCTGGTGTAATTATACCTGAAAATGTTGAGCCACAACAAGAACACTTGATACTACCATTACCAGATGGTACAACTTTTATCGGAGGTATGATTTATCTAAAAGACAAACCATTAGATCAAAGTTCACTGGGAcctgattcaaataaaatattagatGGTAAAATACACGGAAAAGATggtaaaacatttaaaaaagcAGATTTTGGTCCACAAGGTGTACACATTGTCAATGGGTTAATTACTGGAAAAGATGGCAAACCATTGAATCAACAAATACCATgtgttgataataataaatattatataaaaaatggaattATTTGTTGTAACGGTCAGTCACTAAATAAAAGTTCTCTTGGACCTCAACATTCGTTAATTAAAGACGGTAGAGTTGTTGGAAAAAATGGTAAGCCAATTAGTGTGGATAAAGTTGGATCAGGTGGTGCATCAATAAAAGAcggtttaatattttcacatgaCGGTAAACCATTGACTCGAGGTTCATACGGCACTGACGGCAATTATATTGTGGGTGGAATTGTATGTGCACCAAATGGAAAAGTTATTAATCAAGTTGCTCTTCTTCCGGATTCAACTTATATATCTGATGGTTTGATTTACGGTCGTGATGGTAAACTTTTGTCAAGCGGTGATCTTGGACGTGAGGGTAATTACGTTACTGAAGGTAAAGTTTATGCAAAAGACGGTAAAccagttaaaaatgaaatttttaattccgaTGGTTCTGTTATTAAAGATGGAATTGTTTACAATAAAGATGGTAAACCATTAAATCAAGCATCTTTACTTCCAACTGGTGCTTATCTTAAAGATGGTAAAGTTGTTGCTAAAGATGgtaaatcaataaaacattcattttataaaacagACGGTAGCTTTGTTAAAGATGGAATTATTTATGCTAAAGATGGTAAACCTTTAAATCAAATTCCGTATTTGATTGACGGCAGTTTTATTAAACAAGGTTTACTTTATGATCGAAATGGACGTTTACTAAatcaaaatctttttaaacCTGATGACACTATTATACGTGAGGGAATTATTTATGGCGCTGATAGTAAACCACTTGATCATGGTTACTTGGGTGGTGTCGGTgctaatgacaataatttatctattaaagaTGGTATTGTTATTGGTAAAGACGGTAATCCAGTAAAACAAGAATCATTTGGATCTAATAcaagtcaaataaaaaaaggaattatTGTCAGTAAGAATAATAAACCTCTTAATCAAGATTCATTTTTACCTGAAGGTGCATTTATAAAAGAAGGTAAAGTGTGTAATCGAGATGGAAAACCTATTAAAATGTCATTCTTTAAACCTGATGGTAGTTTTATTAAAGACGGACAAATATACGGTAAAGATGGTAAACCATTGAATTTAAGTTCACCCATTCCAGACGATTGTTACATTTtaaatggaattatttttgatgatatGGGAACACCCCTTGTAAAGGATACTTTTGGATCAGATGGATCGTATGTTGTAGCTGGATTGTTATATGATAAAGacggtaaattaataaaagatggACGTTTTGGTCCACACggacataaaataaaaaatggtatgATTATTGGTCCAGATGGTAAACCTTCAACACAAGATGATAAAGGACCAGATAATATTGCAATTATTGATGGTAAAATAGTTGATGGACAAGGTAATCCCAAGAATCAAGGTTCTTTATTACCAGACGGTTGTTATATCCAACAAGGAATAGTATATGATAGAAATGGACGTCCACTTAAATTGGGAGCATTCAAACCCGATGGTACGTATATTAGAGATGGTTTATTGTACAATTGGGGAGGTTCATTGTTTAATGCCGGCAGTAAATTACCCGACGAATATTATATTGAAGAAGGTAGACTTTATGGTAAAGATTCAAAACCTTTAAATCATAGTTCGTTTGGGCATGATGGTGGATTCATAGAAAatggatttatttatgataaagatATGAAACCTCTTAGTCGCGGTACATTTGGTAAAGACGGTAGTTATATTCAAGGTGGTTCAATATTTGGATCTAACGGTAAACcacttaataaaaaacaaacaactactattacaataaatttcgtGCGATATGGTTTGGTATGTGACAATGACGGTAAACCAATAGTATCACAGCCTTTTGATGATTctggtaataaaataaagaatggaaaaatatatgacagcAATGGAAAACCATTAAATCAAAGCTCTATTAGTCTTAATGGACAGCAACAATCTATTAAAGATGGTATTATTTATGCTCCTAATAATAAACCACTTAATCATGGGCCATTGCCAGTTGAAAGTTGTTTTATCAAAGCCGGGAGAGTTTGTAATGCTGATGGGCAACCTCTGACACAAGAGTCATTTGGACCTGAGGGATTAAGAGTTAAAGAAGGTGTAATTATTGACAAAACTGGAAGACCTATTAAACAATCAGTATTTGATTCTGACGGTAATACTGTAAAAGATGGtcttatttacaataaatcgGGTAAACTACTTGACAAGCATTATACTCATATAACTATTACGATGGTTAAAAAAGGAATAATTTGTGACAGTGCCGGTAAACCAATAACGGAAAGTCCATTTAGTAATGACGGaagttatattaataatgGTAAAATTTACGACACAAATGGTAAACCATACAACCAAGAAATATTTGGAGATGATAGTGGATTTATCAAGGAtggtattatttatgataaaaatagtcAACCAATGGATTATGATGAGATTCCCGTTTCTGTAGCTCCAAGTCTTCCAACTACTACaccttcaaaaataaaaaaaactgcgGTTCCAGTTACTACACCTACTATTGTTAAAACAACAACTAAACAATCGGTAATAAAAGATCAAGAAGGATTGACacaaaatattgaagaaaaaatagaagATTTGACACCAGGTGGTACAGGACAAGTTACAGTAAATACCCACATTAATAAG GCAGAAACTCAGGATGATGGTAGAGCTCCATATATGACGGCAACAGCCGTGACTACTCGTACTGCTACTATGCATGAAgatcttgaaaaaaatcaaaaaaccagTCAG GTTGAAGAGAAAACGGTAGCACACACAACTGCCACTAGTGCTACCAGACAAGAGCAGCGAGTTGTTACTCAAGAAGTAAGAACCACAAGCCATGTGCTTTCTGGAGAGCAG ggAGATTCTGCTGGAATAGTGGCAACAGAGACTCATGTATTTTCGGGTGAACCAGACAGTAATGTAATTGCTACCAGTACTGTACCATTAGTGGCAACTGAAACAAGAAAAGTCGCTTTGGAAAATGAAGATGGAAGTTACAGTGCAACTGGTGAAATAGTTAGCACTCAAACTATTTCCAGTAAAACTAGAACTGTAGAAACAATTACG TATAAAACGGAACGAGATGGGGTTGTTGAAACTCGAgtagaacaaaaaataacaatacaaTCAGATGGTGATCCAATCGACCATGACCGAGCACTTGCTGAAGCTATTCAAGAAGCAACAGCTATGAATCCTGATATGACAGTagagaaaattgaaattcaacaACAAAcaacacaataa